The Burkholderia cepacia genome includes a region encoding these proteins:
- a CDS encoding methyl-accepting chemotaxis protein, translating to MKLSYKIPLAFAVALLLMFGGALYGIHILNRSIDTFADDVQTNVGDERLVSATLVQFKLQVQEWKDTLLRGKQPAKLDQYWQAFQTRERTVDTLAAQLVHQLPPGESRSLVEQFMRAHTAMGEGYRRGFDAFKAAGFEPSAGDAAVAGVDREPAALLERAAKSIADESAAVSERAGRDAQHATIASLVLMLVVLGVAMVGAFLFSRAILRPLDRAVACAQAVAEGDLTRDVDAAGRDEIADLLRALRTMQASLSGVVLEVRTHAEAVATASAQIASGNHDLSARTEAQAASLEETAASMEQLTGAVRQSAEHAQHAAQLAHDASNIAAAGGGVMSDAVGTMNGIADSSAKVGEIIAVIDGIAFQTNILALNAAVEAARAGEQGRGFAVVAAEVRTLAQRSAAAAKEIKGLIEQSTQRVDEGAVLIGRAGESIHEIVGAVQRVTTIVGEISSASQEQSGGIQQVNIAVTQMDEATQRNAALVEQASAATQALAEQASALRHAVAVFRLPETAAA from the coding sequence ACGCTCGTGCAGTTCAAGCTGCAAGTCCAGGAATGGAAGGACACGCTGTTGCGCGGCAAGCAGCCCGCGAAACTCGACCAGTACTGGCAGGCGTTCCAGACGCGCGAGCGCACGGTCGATACGCTCGCCGCGCAGCTCGTTCATCAGTTGCCGCCCGGCGAGAGCCGCTCGCTCGTCGAGCAGTTCATGCGTGCGCATACGGCGATGGGCGAGGGTTACCGGCGCGGGTTCGACGCGTTCAAGGCGGCCGGCTTCGAGCCGTCGGCCGGCGACGCCGCCGTGGCGGGCGTCGACCGCGAACCCGCGGCGCTGCTGGAGCGGGCCGCGAAGTCGATTGCCGACGAGAGCGCGGCGGTGTCCGAGCGCGCGGGGCGCGATGCGCAGCATGCGACGATCGCGAGCCTCGTGCTGATGCTGGTCGTGCTCGGCGTCGCGATGGTCGGTGCGTTCCTGTTCAGCCGCGCGATCCTGCGTCCGCTCGACCGTGCGGTCGCGTGCGCGCAGGCCGTCGCCGAGGGCGACCTGACGCGCGACGTCGACGCGGCCGGCCGCGACGAGATCGCCGATCTGCTGCGCGCGTTGCGGACGATGCAGGCGAGCCTGTCGGGTGTCGTGCTCGAAGTGCGTACGCACGCCGAAGCCGTCGCGACGGCGAGCGCACAGATCGCGTCGGGCAATCACGACCTGTCGGCGCGTACCGAGGCACAGGCCGCGTCGCTCGAGGAAACCGCGGCGAGCATGGAGCAGCTGACGGGCGCAGTGCGGCAGTCGGCCGAGCACGCGCAGCACGCGGCGCAGCTGGCGCACGACGCATCGAACATCGCGGCGGCAGGCGGCGGCGTGATGTCGGATGCGGTCGGCACGATGAACGGCATCGCCGACAGCTCGGCCAAGGTCGGCGAGATCATCGCGGTGATCGACGGCATTGCGTTCCAGACCAACATCCTCGCGCTGAACGCAGCGGTCGAGGCGGCGCGCGCGGGCGAGCAGGGGCGCGGCTTCGCGGTCGTCGCGGCGGAAGTGCGGACGCTCGCGCAGCGCAGCGCCGCCGCCGCGAAGGAGATCAAGGGGCTCATCGAGCAGTCGACGCAGCGGGTCGACGAGGGCGCCGTGCTGATCGGCCGTGCGGGCGAGTCGATTCACGAGATCGTCGGCGCGGTGCAGCGCGTCACGACGATCGTCGGCGAGATCTCGTCCGCGTCGCAGGAGCAGAGCGGCGGCATCCAGCAGGTGAATATCGCGGTCACGCAGATGGACGAGGCGACGCAGCGCAACGCGGCGCTCGTCGAGCAGGCATCGGCCGCGACGCAGGCGCTGGCCGAGCAGGCGAGCGCGCTGCGGCATGCGGTCGCCGTGTTCAGGCTGCCGGAAACGGCGGCGGCCTGA